Part of the Methylomonas sp. AM2-LC genome, TTCGGCTATTACTATGCAATCTATTAATCAAACATTTCCGGCACTTAGTCGGTTTGTTGATCATATACAGCTTAGAAAAGCCGACATAATCGAGATTGAGAATTTTGCGAAAAATGAGGCTGAGCGTAATAGTGTTAATGAAATTATTAAGAAATTTCAAGAGTACCGAAGCGATAAAGGTGGTCATTGGTATCATAATGCCTATGGCGCTATCCTTAGTAATACAACTGAAATTAGAAATGTTTTAGAAATTGGTATGGGAACGAATCATACTGATGTTGTTTCGAATATGGGTTTTTTTGGTTCACCCGGTGCATCGTTAAGAGCATTTAGGGATTATTTGCCCAATGCCAATATTTATGGTGCTGATATTGATACTCGCATTCTTTTTCAAGAAGAACGCATTAAAACATTTTTTGTAGATCAGACTGATCCCGCTGCTTTCGTTGCTCTTGATAACCAACTGCCTTATCAGTTCGATCTGATTATTGATGATGGACTGCATTCACCCGACGCAAATATCAATACATTGCAATTTGCTTTGCCTAAATTACGCGTTGGTGGTTGGTTTGTAGTTGAAGATATTGCATTAGAAGCGGCAGAAATTTGGAACGTAATTTTTGCATTGATTCCAACCAACTATAAGCTATCTATTTATAAAGCTAGGTACACATTGTTTGTTGCTATTCAGCGTGTTAATTAATAAATTAACTTAAATAATTAAAATCAGAAAAACCCGCTTCGGCGGGTTTTTTTATGTCTGGAGTTTTTAAATGGCATTACTGAATACGAATGAGCGGCGAAGTGGTCCGTTTTTAGGGAATGGCAGCACGACGTTGGTGATGAGTTTTCCATTTTTGGTGTATACCACGGCGGATGTGCTGGTTTCGTGGTCGGATTCTGCGGGTAATGCTACGTATTCCGGTGTTGATTTGGTGCTGGGTACGGATTATACGGTGGTGATTAATCCGGATCAGGTAGCTGCACCGGGTTGCACGGTGACGACGACGGCGGTGGTACCGGCTACGACGTCGCTGGTGATTACCAGTAATTTATCGAATACCGTGAATGTGCAAGTGGCGGGGGCTGCGGCGCAAGCGATTAATAGCGGTTTTGATCGGCTGTGTATTTTGATACAGCAATTGGCGGAATGGTTGAGTCGTACGCCGAGTGTGCCAGTGGGTGGTATTGGTAATCAGGCGCCAGGCAGTTTGGTATTCGGAGTAGGATTGGATGGCAATGGAAATCCAGTTCCGGTGTTATCTAAATTAGCTAATATTGCGCAATCTGCTGTTTCAGCATTTATGGCCAATGTGATTGCTGCGGCAAATTTGCCCGGCTTATTAGCCGCTATGGGCTTATCGTCTGTGATAAAAAACTTTTTACAGACAACTACCGCCACCAGTGCTTTGGCGGTTTTATCGCCTGGCGTACTGTGTCAAGCCTTTGTGCGATTTAATGGCGTGACGACGACCACTATTTTGGCGTCTTTTAATGTGAGTTCTGTGACGCGTAATGCGGCGGGGGACTATACGATTAACTTTACTACGCCGTTTGCGGATGCTAATTATGCCGCGTGCATTACTGCTAAACAAAATAACGATAACAACGGCAATATTAGTGTAGCCAATCAGTATTATGGCGGCTCTTCTGCGAGTGCGTGCGAAATTATTGTCTGTAATAACATCCAAACCAAAGTGGATGCCAATACTATTAGCGCAACTTTTTACAGGTAATACCATGACACAAGTAATTATTTTTACCAATGCAGCGGGTGGTGTTTCGGTTTGTTCGCCTACGGGTGCGATACCGATTGAAACGGTATTAACGCGCGATTGTCCAGCTGGGGCCATTATTGTGGATAACGCTACGTTGCCGACTGGAAATGATGCTGTTTTTTTTGATGCCTGGATGCTGAATGGCACCACCGTGTCGGTTAATATCGTTAAAGCACAAGCCTTTTATTTGGCGCAATACAATGCGGCGGCTATCGCTGCGGCGGTTATTAGACAAAATAATACATTGACCGGCATTCCTAATGCGGTATCCGATGCGATGTGGTTGGCCAATTGTGTGACCGATCGTGCCGCGATTGCGTCTGCGACCACTACAGCGCAATTATTAGCGATTAACTTACCCACCCCTTAACCTATGGCTACCACTGACGTTGATATTTGTAATGCCGCCTTGGTTTTGATTGGCAAGCCTGCGGTGATTTCGTCTTTAACTGATGGATCTGTTGCCGCGTCGAATTGTCAGGCGTTGTATTCGCTGTCTTTATCGACGTTATTGGCGGAGTTTGCCTGGACGTTTGCGACTACGACTGTGTTGTTAGCGAATGTGGATAATCCAAATCAGTTGTGGCAGTACGCGTATCAGTTACCCGGGGATGTCGTGACGCCTTTGGATATTTATGAATCGGATGCACAGGGTGATATTACCGGGACATTTTCGAACGCCTATCCTGCACCGTTGGGTTTGGTGAGTTTTTACCCGACGTTTTCGCCGGGCATGCAACTGGCCACCCAGCAGGACTTTACCTGTGAAACAGATAGTGAGGGTAATGGTTTGATTTTGACCAATCAAGCCAATGCTATGCTGAAGTATGTGCGGTTTGTGACCAGTGCTGCGAATTTTCCGCCGTTATTTGTGCAAGCGTTGAGTTGTATGCTGGCCAGTAAATTGGCGGGGGCGATGATTAAAGGGGATGTAGGTGTGACGGCGGTTGAAAAATTGTTGCAGACGTATACGTTTTGGCTGGATAAAGCCAAGGTGGCGGATGCGAATCGACGTGTGGAGCATCCACGTTATGTGCCAGCCGCACTGGCTATGCGAAACGGTGCTTAATTTATGCCGAATAGTAGAACGTTACGATTAAGTTTTTCGACCGGGGAAATATCGCCGTTGATGTATGAGCGGGTGGATATTGACAAAGTGGCGAATGGGTTGGCGACGTGTTTGAATATGCTGGTGACACCGCAAGGCCCTGTGATTCGGCGTTTGGGTACCGCGTTTGTGGCGGCGATTAAAAACGGCACGGCTTATGCCAAGTTGATTGAGTTTAACTTTAGCCAGACACAGAATTTTGTGATTGTGGCATCTGCGGGTAATTTTAGATTTTATGCCGATGGCGCTGTGTTGTTGGCAGGTACTTTGCCGACATGGGCGATTGTGACTGCGTATCATGTGGGTGATGCGGTGGTGGCAGGTGGTGTGAATTATTACTGCATACTCGCTAATACAGGGCTGGCCCCGATTGCTAATCCGTTGAATTGGTATGCTATGCCGGGTACGGGAGAATATGAAATACCGAATCCGTATAACCAATCAGATTTATCGACGTTGCATTATGTGCAATCGGGCGATGTGATTACGTTAGTGCATCCAAATTATCCGCCACAAGAATTGCAACGGCTGGGAAATACACAGTGGGTATTAGCGCCTATTGCGTTTTCGTCGGCATTTACGCCACCCACGGCCGTGACGGCGGTGGCGACTGCACCGCATGCGTCTGTTACTGAGACGTTTAAATACCAAGTGACGACTGTCGATAGTTTGGGGGTGCAGGAAAGTTTGCCCAGCACAGCCAGTGGTGCAGTCACCAATGATTTAACGGTGACGGGTGACTATAACACTATTACTTGGACGGCGGCGACAGTACCGAGCGGGCAGACGATTGGCGCGTATAACGTGTATAAAAGCATTAATGGCGGTGCGTTTGGTTATGCGGGGCAGGTGCCGTATGGCGTAAATACATTTACGGATAACAATATTACGCCGGATATGGGGCAGACGCCGCCGCAAAACACCACCATTTTTAATAGCGCGGGAAATTATCCGGGCGCTGTCTGTTATTACGAGCAACGTAAGTTCTTTGGTGGCACGATCAATCAACCGTCTAATTGCTGGGCGACGCAATCGGGTACCGAGAATAATATGGATTATTCGATTCCGAGCCAAGCCAGTGACGCGTTGCGGTTTGGTATTTATGCGCGGGGGCAGAATCAAATATTGCACTTAGTGCAATCGTTGGATTTGATTGCATTTACGGCTTCTAACGAGTTTCGGATTTATACCGCTTCGGGGGATGCATTGACGCCCTCCAGTTTGGCGATTAAAAGTCAGGCGCAGAATGGCGCTGCGAATGTAATGCCCATTACCAGCAATAATTTTGTGGTGTATCCGCAATATAACGGTGGCCGGTTGCGCGAGTTATCGTTTGACTGGACCATCCAAGGGTATAAATCCGCGGATTTGTGTTTGCTGGCACAGCATTTGTTTGATGGCGAAACGATTGTGGATATGGCGTATACACATACGCCGAATCCGATTGTATGGGCGATTAATAGTGCGGGGGTGTTGTTGGGGTTGACGTATGTGCCAGATCAGGATATTCGCGCTTGGCACCAACATGTGACGGATGGTGTTTTTGAAAGCTGTTGTTCCATTCCCGAAAATGGTGCTGATCGGTTGTATGTGATTGTGAAGCGTACCGTGAACGGAAACACGGTACGTTATTTGGAATATATTGATCCGCCTTTAGTGGTTAATTTAATGAATGCTTTTTACGTGGATGCTGGGGCGAGTTTTACCAGTAGCACGGGGCCTGTTTCGTCAATCGCTGGCTTGAATTGGTTGGAAGGCGAAACGGTGGCTATTTTGGCGGATGGTTATGTGATGAGCCAGCAAGTGGTAACCGGGGGGGTGGTGAATCTGGATTTTGCAGCGACACTGGTGCAGGTGGGTTTGCCGTTTACTGCACAATTGATAACGCCGCCGCCGATTATTCAGGGTGATGCGGATATGGGGCAGAGCCGCGTTAAAGATGTCAATGATATTTGGGTGCGTGTAGTGGATTCTGGCGCATTTATGGCCGGGCCTTATACAGGGAATGCGGCGGTAGATGTGCCGAATTTAGTGCAAGTGACTACTGGGGTGTTTGCGCCGAGTGCGCCTACGCCGTTAGTGAGTGATATTTTACAGGTGGCGATTACATCGAGTTTGAATGAAAGTTCGCAGGTGATGGTGTTGATGAGTGATCCGCTGCCGTTGACGGTGGTGGGGATGACGTTGGAAGTTGCGGTGGGTGGTTAGTTTTTATGAGGATTATTTTATGAGTGAACAAGAGATTGAGAATGAAATTCAAGCGAAAGGTTTAAATGCGCTACGTATAAAGCCGTCTGATATTGATACGGCGATTACTAAAAAAGCGTTTTATACATTTCCCGGCACCACTACTACAGTGGCCCTGTTAACGCTTAAAAACGGTTTTACTGTGACCGGTGAGTCTGCGTGTGCCTCTCCTGAAAACTTTGATCAAGAATTGGGAAACAAGATTGCTTTTGAAAATGCACGTAATAAAGTTTGGCAGTTAGAGGGGTATCGTTTGAAATGCGAACTTTATCGGGCAAAGCTTTTTCAAGATGCACAATTGGAGCTTGAGCAAAAATTAAGAGACAGTCCTTGCCCTGAATGTAATCCCAATGGCGTTTTTAAATTCGGTGATGATCGTTGTGGATTGTGTCACGGCAAAGGTTATCTATAAAAGTTATGTGTAAATGCAATCCATCCGTTAGAACCCCATTTTGTGGTAATCGTGGTTGTGAATGGCCTAAGTCTGAAAATAAGGTGGTTCCTTTTATAAAACCTGAAACCGACCTGGTTTATTCTGAACAGACGGGCTTTGGATTGGCATTCTGCCTGCATTGTAAACATGAATGGCAGGCAGTAGCACCCACGGGTACCACTAAACTTGAATGTCCTGCATGTTTAACTATGAAAGGCAAATACAAATTTGAGTTTCAACCGGAAACACGCAGGGTTTGTCAGTGTGAAAATGATTTGTTTCATCTAACACCTGAGGGGCATTTATGCCCTAATTGCGGTATTTATCAGAGGTATGAATGATTACGTCGCGCTTTCCGCAAGATAATGATTTGGTTTATCTGGCTGAGCATCTGCGGCCAGGGGATATTGAGGAACTGGAAGCCGTGACGGCGCTTAAACCTTGTGAGGCGGTGATTGCGAGTGTGCAGGCGAGTGATCCGCAGTTTCTTAGGGCTTGGTTGGCGGATGGTGAGTTGTTGTGTATTGCGGGTTGTTCGCCGATTAATACTACACGGGCGGCACCGTGGTTGTTGGGTACCGATTTGTTGGATAAGCATTTGTTGCGCTTGACCAAGGAGGCGCGGGCCGGGGTGGATGCCATGCTGGCAGTGTATCCGGTGTTGAGTAATGTGATTGATGTGCGCCAGGTACGGGTAATGCGGTGGTTGAAGCTGTTGGGATTTGACATGCTATATAGTCAAGAAGCGCGGCCAGGGTTTAATGTGATGCGGTTTGAGAGGGTGGCGCATGTGTGATGGATTTTCGGAGGCGTTTTTAGCGGCGGCTTCTGTTGCCGGGACTGAGGGTGGTACGGCTGCGGCGGGTATAGCTGCGGGTGAGGCGACGTCTGTGGGCTTGGCTTCTACAGCCACGGCATCGACTATGGGTAGTAT contains:
- a CDS encoding Gp49 family protein, which produces MSEQEIENEIQAKGLNALRIKPSDIDTAITKKAFYTFPGTTTTVALLTLKNGFTVTGESACASPENFDQELGNKIAFENARNKVWQLEGYRLKCELYRAKLFQDAQLELEQKLRDSPCPECNPNGVFKFGDDRCGLCHGKGYL